The genomic region GGACATCCACTACATGGGGCTTTGACCTTTGCGATCAAGCCTTCCCAGTCCATTATGTCCGCTTCAGCCATGAAGACCGATCGCATCAGGCCCTAAAAACGATTTCTCCTGCCGTAAGGACATCAAACGCTTCATTTCAATACAATAAGCTTTAAATATGGCCAACATTGAGGGTTTAAGCTCGTAGTTTTGGTGTTCTTTGACGAGGATCGTTCCGTCGCCCTGATCCTGCTTGCATATATTTGGATGTGAAATAATATGAACAAGAAGAAGAAGGGCGCAGAGGCAGCAAAGATGGCAGACGCAAAGGCAGGAACGACCGAGAAGAAAGGCTCGTCCTGGAACTCGAAAGGCAAGGCAGAACCAGCCAAGGGAAAGAAGAAATGATCCATGGTCCGCAAGAGGACCACAAATCTATTTCAAATTCAATTGATATCCATTTTCATAGACATTATTCAGTTTTTCCTTACCGGTACAGGCATTGCTGACATACTCCGGTATCCATGCAGACCTTGCATTTTGTCTGCAAGGGCCTTTCTGAATCGACAGCTGATCTATTGCAGCATTCTTCCTGACACTTCTTCGTTCCATGGCAGTAGTTGCAGTGTCCGCAGCTGGGACAGACCATATCTGTGGCACAGCCGCAGCTGGAATTGTCCTTCTTGAGCTCGGCCCCGCACTTTTCGCAGTTGGCGGCCTTTACCGGGCACGAACCCTGAAAATCCACGCCCGCCTTGGCAAATCTCGAGGAGCGCATTCCTTCCATGGTACCGGAATATCTTCCGTCCTAACTAACATTTGTGATGATTTCAAGCATCGGGGAGGAAGATAGGATCGATGGGCGTGAATGTGTCGTCCTTCAGCATCCTTTGATCTTGTCCCCCAACGTTCGATTACGATCCCTTCCCCCGCCACATGATCGCAGCTGGCGTGTATAATTACAACACTTATTGCATAGTGCAGGCTGGGCCAACAATTAATTATGGCCCCAAATTATCACCTGGTGTTGTGCATGAGAAAGGTCGGTTTCGTTTCTGGACGAATTATGGTCATGGCCATGGCAATGGTGGCCATGGCGTTGCTGGCGATTCCATCGGCATCCCTGGCTCAGCCCACAGGTGCCCAGGTATTCGATGTTGATGATTATCATAAGTCCATAACCGCCGGCGACACTGCCACATTTCGTTGGAACATTTTCAACGGCGGTAACTCATCGCTGCTGGTGGATACATATGCCGGAGCGCCCGACGACTATCTTTCGGTGACCACCAGCCCCACCTATCTGGTGGTCCTTCCCGGTGATAATGCCCAGGTGGTGCTGAATGTCGTGGCATCCAGGTCTGCCCCCATGGCTGACCACACCTTCACATTCTCGCTCAACATCACCCGGATGGACGATCCCGCCAGCGAGATAATCGTTACGAAAAGCGCTAGCCTCCATGTGTCTTCGTTGTATGGTGAGGAATCCAGGTATAACCGAATTCTGGGCGAGTACGCGAACCCACTGCCAGCACCGTTCAACGGGAGCCCCGTCACGTTCCTCATCTCAGCGCTTCTCTGGGCTGGAATCGGCGCGGCTCTGATCCTGGTAATATTCCCGCTGGTCAAGTTCCTCACCCGGAAGACCGATACCCAACTTGACGACAGACTGCTTCAGGTAAGCAAATGGCCCATCTTCCTCATTATCCTCGGGTACGGTATGAAGACCTCGCTGGAGATCTTGGCCCTGCCCCGGGAATGGATACCTGGGATCGAGGACAGCTATTTCGCGCTGACGATACTGCTGCTCACGTGGTGGGCATACGGGGTCTTTGACAGCATCGTTCTGGAATACGGACGGAACGCCGCCGCCAAGTCGACCATAGAATATGATGACGTGGTGGTCAACGTCGCCGAGAAACTGGGCACCATAATCATACCGCTCGTCGGACTGACCATTGTCCTTTCCCGGCTAGGGTATAACGTGACCGCGATGCTGGCCACGCTCGGTTTCATGGGAATGGTGATAGGATTGGCGGCGAAGCCGACCCTGTCGAACTTCTTCGGCGGTATGGAGATCATGGTGGACCGACCGTTCAAGCCAGGCGATCTGATCAAGATGGACGGGGGCAAGGTGTACCAGGTGCTAAAAATGGGATTGCGCTCGACACGTCTCTATGATAACGACAAGGCCACAATAGAGGTCATCCCGAACAACATAATGGCGAAGAGGAGGGTCACGAACGTCATCCGTCCCGACCACAAGATGCGCCTGCGGGTGGACCTGCACATCCCGTATGACGCGGACGTGGAAAAGGTCAAGGGGCTGTTGCTCGAGGCGGCGATCGAGTTCCCCGACGCATCCCATGAACAGGGATTCATACCCATGGTCATCATGACCGGGTTCAACGACTCGTGGATCGACTTTGTGTGCTACATATGGGTCAACGATGCCGATTTCCGTAAGAGGGCGATCTCCGATTATCGAGAGAGGGCATTCGCGAAGCTCAGGAAAGCTGGGATCGATATCCCATATCCCCGGCTCGACGCCGAACTGCACAACATCTCCACCTGAGAAGGGGCAGACGGGCACTTTGTCTCATGCCACATTCACAATAGGTGGATGGCGGTTAAACAAAATCTTATATAGAAGCACTAAAATACCGCCCACACGGAGGATTTCTAATGTCATACGGAATGGGTAATGGTCAACAGGTCATCGTGCTCCGAGAAGGGACCGAGAGATCGAAGAACAGGGACGCGCAGACGAACAACATCGCTGCCGCCCGCGCCGTCGCTGACGCTGTAAGATCGACCTTGGGACCAAAGGGCATGGACAAGATGCTGGTTGATTCCATGGGAGACGTCGTCATCACGAACGATGGCGTAACGATCCTAAAGGAGATCGATGTACAGCATCCAGCGGCCAAGATGGTCGTCGAGGTCGCAAAGACCCAGGACAGCGAGTGCGGGGACGGAACGACGTCGTCCGTCATCATCGCAGGCGAGCTCCTGAAGAAGGCAGAGGCTCTCATCGAGTCGAACATCCACCCGACGATCATAGCGAACGGGTATAAGATGGCCGCCGCTGAGGCATTGAAGGTGCTGGACACCATCGCGGTCCCGGTCACCGTGGAAGACACTGACATGCTGACCAGGGTGGCAATGACCGCCATGACCGGCAAGAGCGTGGGCGGACAGAGGGACTTCCTCGCCGACCTGAGCGTCCAGGCCATCAAGGCCATCGCCGAGAAGAACAGCGCTGGCAAGTGGACCGTCGACGTCGACAACATCAAGGTGGAGAAGAAGACCGGCGGATCGATCGCCGACACCGAGATCATAAGGGGCATCGTGCTGGACAAGGAGCGCGTGCACCCGAGGATGGCCAAGGTCGTCAAGAAGGCCAAGATCGCTCTGCTCTCCGCCGCACTGGAGATCAAGAAGACCGAGGTCGAGGCCAAGATCCAGATCCGTGACCCGTCCCAGATGCAGCGCTTCCTCGATGAGGAAGAGGCAACCCTGAAGAGGATGGCCGACAAGATAAAGAAGGCCGGTGCCAACGTGGTGTTCTGCCAGAAGGGCATCGACGATCTGGTGCAGCACTACCTCGCAAAGCAGGAGATCTTCGCCGTCAGACGCCTTAAGGAGTCTGATATGGAAAAGATCGCCAAGTCCACCGGTGCCAACGTCGTCGGCAACATCGACGAGCTGACCGCGGCAGACCTGGGAACTGCTGGACAGGTTGAGGAGAAGAAGATCGGTGAGGCCGAGATGACCTTCATCACCGACTGCAAGAACCCGAAGGCCGTCTCCATGATCATCCGTGGCGGAACTGACCACGTAATCGACGAGGTCGAGCGCGCAATGCACGACTCGC from Methanomassiliicoccales archaeon harbors:
- a CDS encoding mechanosensitive ion channel family protein, whose amino-acid sequence is MRKVGFVSGRIMVMAMAMVAMALLAIPSASLAQPTGAQVFDVDDYHKSITAGDTATFRWNIFNGGNSSLLVDTYAGAPDDYLSVTTSPTYLVVLPGDNAQVVLNVVASRSAPMADHTFTFSLNITRMDDPASEIIVTKSASLHVSSLYGEESRYNRILGEYANPLPAPFNGSPVTFLISALLWAGIGAALILVIFPLVKFLTRKTDTQLDDRLLQVSKWPIFLIILGYGMKTSLEILALPREWIPGIEDSYFALTILLLTWWAYGVFDSIVLEYGRNAAAKSTIEYDDVVVNVAEKLGTIIIPLVGLTIVLSRLGYNVTAMLATLGFMGMVIGLAAKPTLSNFFGGMEIMVDRPFKPGDLIKMDGGKVYQVLKMGLRSTRLYDNDKATIEVIPNNIMAKRRVTNVIRPDHKMRLRVDLHIPYDADVEKVKGLLLEAAIEFPDASHEQGFIPMVIMTGFNDSWIDFVCYIWVNDADFRKRAISDYRERAFAKLRKAGIDIPYPRLDAELHNIST
- the thsB gene encoding thermosome subunit beta, whose translation is MSYGMGNGQQVIVLREGTERSKNRDAQTNNIAAARAVADAVRSTLGPKGMDKMLVDSMGDVVITNDGVTILKEIDVQHPAAKMVVEVAKTQDSECGDGTTSSVIIAGELLKKAEALIESNIHPTIIANGYKMAAAEALKVLDTIAVPVTVEDTDMLTRVAMTAMTGKSVGGQRDFLADLSVQAIKAIAEKNSAGKWTVDVDNIKVEKKTGGSIADTEIIRGIVLDKERVHPRMAKVVKKAKIALLSAALEIKKTEVEAKIQIRDPSQMQRFLDEEEATLKRMADKIKKAGANVVFCQKGIDDLVQHYLAKQEIFAVRRLKESDMEKIAKSTGANVVGNIDELTAADLGTAGQVEEKKIGEAEMTFITDCKNPKAVSMIIRGGTDHVIDEVERAMHDSLRVVGVALEDGKVVPGAGAPEIELSLRLASYASTVGGREQLAIEAFANAMDVIPWALAENAGLDAIDVVIQLKSAHEKKNGKNMGINLDTGKPDDMLKLNVIEPLRVKTQAVKSAAEVANMILRIDDVIASRKAPPMPPGAQGGMPPGMGMPGMG